TTTACTTCCCAGAGCTATTTTGACCTTATCGTTTACCTCAACATTTTTTTGTGTTTTACGAAAGCCATAGGCAGGAATCAAAATGCGTTCATCTTCGGTAATTACTAAAAATGAATTCCACGTATTTACAAGGTGAGGTTCAACACCCCACGACATAATGGAGACAACCCCTTCGTGCTTTAGTACTTCTGAAAATTTGTCGCCTAATTTGCTCATGTTATATTATTAAAATATTAAATACTAAGTTTATGAACAGCATTACTTTGCTTGCCAGTAGCATCTTTTGGGCGATACGATGGAGCCTTCTGCTTTCAATTCAGCCATTGCCTTATCAACCAGTTTACGGTCAAGGTTTGTCAGCTCTGCGATTTTCCCGGCGTTCAGCGGAGCTTTTTCTTTTTTCATTGCTTCCAATACGTGTGTTTTTGCGTCCATTTTCCTGATGTATTAAATGAAGAATATGCTACGAAGGTAGTCTTTGTTGGGGAAATGCTCTGATTGACCGGTTAAATGCCGGTGCTGTTTTATTCTTTTCGGAAAATCGGCCTGTTAATCTTTGATGCAACGCACGGAAAGTCCGTAATCTTTATAGTCATCGTAACGATTCACCTTATTATCGTCGCTCAAAATACTACGGTACCATGCCATATGTGATTCTGATTCTGTTGAACTCCACCAGAATCCTTTAACACCCAATCTGTCATAGGTTCCTCCCATAAAGCGCAGACCTCCGGGGAGGGCCGTAAACTTTGTTGAATTCGCCAACGTGTCATTTGGGCTGCTCCATCCGGTCCCGGATTTTAATTTTCTTCCGCAGCTATCCTGATTGCCTAAATATTCCGTCAGTACATTCCACTCCTCATCGGTAGGTACATGCCAGCCCGGGGGGCAAGCCGTTATTGCTGTTTCAAAGTCGTACAGATATCCGTATCGGGCAACATTTTCCGCATTATCACCATAAGCCCAACAACCGCTGCCGGCTTTATAGGCAAGGTTTTCTGCCATCCAGATTTGTTTGCCTATCTGTACTGTTTTATAAACTTTCCCATCTCTTGCATCCGTAAAAGTTGATGTTAGCTGTGCGAAGGAAACCGTTACATTAAGCAAAATGGCGAGTGCTAATAATTGAGTCTTCATGCTGTAAAGTTTTCTTTGCCTGTTAATCTTTGATGCAACGCACGGATAGTCCGTCTGTTTTGCTGCTGATATCTCTGGTTATGTTGTTGTTATTGTAGTCAATGCTTCGGGTCCAGGCAAGAGTGGCTTCTAATTCTGTGGATGTCCACCAGTAACTGTTGGTACCTAAGTCGCCGAAAGTAGTACTGTTGAAAAGGTGTCCGCCCGGAATGGCTGAAAAACCGCTGGTATTATTTCCATTGCCGTTTTCATTCCATCCGCCGGCAGATTTTATTTTGTTCACGGCGACATTTTCTCCGAGAAAGGACATGAGTGTGTTCCACTCCTCGTCGCTTGCCAAGTGCCAACCCGCGGGGC
This DNA window, taken from Bacteroidota bacterium, encodes the following:
- a CDS encoding pyridoxamine 5'-phosphate oxidase family protein, with product MSKLGDKFSEVLKHEGVVSIMSWGVEPHLVNTWNSFLVITEDERILIPAYGFRKTQKNVEVNDKVKIALGSKNVLGYKDYPGTGFIIEGTARYFESGEEYDMMKNKFSFLTRVLEVTVDNAKQML
- a CDS encoding HTH domain-containing protein, with amino-acid sequence MDAKTHVLEAMKKEKAPLNAGKIAELTNLDRKLVDKAMAELKAEGSIVSPKRCYWQAK
- a CDS encoding fibrobacter succinogenes major paralogous domain-containing protein, giving the protein MKTQLLALAILLNVTVSFAQLTSTFTDARDGKVYKTVQIGKQIWMAENLAYKAGSGCWAYGDNAENVARYGYLYDFETAITACPPGWHVPTDEEWNVLTEYLGNQDSCGRKLKSGTGWSSPNDTLANSTKFTALPGGLRFMGGTYDRLGVKGFWWSSTESESHMAWYRSILSDDNKVNRYDDYKDYGLSVRCIKD
- a CDS encoding FISUMP domain-containing protein translates to MKTHLLVLSILLNATISFAQLTSTFTDARDGKVYKTVQIGKQIWMAENLAYKAGSGCWAYGDNMENVAKYGYLYDFETAKTVCPAGWHLASDEEWNTLMSFLGENVAVNKIKSAGGWNENGNGNNTSGFSAIPGGHLFNSTTFGDLGTNSYWWTSTELEATLAWTRSIDYNNNNITRDISSKTDGLSVRCIKD